From a region of the Streptacidiphilus albus JL83 genome:
- a CDS encoding phosphotransferase family protein yields MIKSQPPSAALTWAAEIAGAEASARTVRRLVGGTHAATHLLETVDPVVEMVLRRFPPGDRAAAREARVLAALDGLGGWAPRLLDADPEGKRFGEPATMITRLPGRSDITSPSPEVAAVQLGRALARLHDVPLARLTGLRDGMAAATISSSRAKDAGPAAPILAAHGHRLADEPRVLTHYDYWSGNALWQQDELVGIVDWSGASLAPRGFDVSWCRLDLALLHGPDAPEMFLAAYEEAAGRTVPNAILWDLFALTNSHHGVETWLPNYHDLGRTGLKAVDLRSRHTAWTDERLACYRALPSVKQI; encoded by the coding sequence ATGATCAAGTCGCAACCGCCCTCCGCCGCCCTGACCTGGGCCGCCGAAATCGCCGGCGCCGAGGCCTCCGCACGCACCGTCCGTCGACTGGTAGGCGGCACTCACGCCGCCACTCATCTGTTGGAAACCGTCGACCCGGTAGTGGAGATGGTCCTGCGCCGCTTTCCGCCCGGTGACCGCGCCGCCGCTCGGGAGGCACGCGTGCTGGCGGCGCTCGACGGACTCGGTGGCTGGGCTCCCCGGCTTCTGGATGCCGACCCCGAGGGAAAGCGGTTCGGCGAACCCGCCACCATGATCACCCGTCTCCCCGGCCGTTCGGATATCACATCGCCCTCCCCCGAGGTGGCAGCGGTCCAACTGGGGCGTGCCCTGGCTCGCCTCCACGACGTCCCACTCGCCAGGCTCACCGGACTCCGCGACGGGATGGCGGCGGCAACCATATCGTCGTCCCGTGCCAAGGACGCCGGTCCCGCCGCACCGATCCTGGCAGCCCATGGTCATCGCCTCGCTGATGAACCACGCGTCCTGACCCATTACGACTACTGGTCGGGCAACGCCCTGTGGCAGCAGGACGAGCTCGTCGGCATCGTCGACTGGTCAGGGGCGTCCCTGGCGCCGCGCGGCTTCGATGTGAGCTGGTGCCGCCTCGACCTCGCCCTGTTGCACGGCCCGGACGCACCCGAGATGTTCTTGGCCGCGTACGAGGAGGCCGCCGGCCGGACCGTGCCCAACGCCATACTCTGGGACTTGTTCGCCCTGACCAACTCACACCACGGGGTGGAGACCTGGCTGCCGAACTACCACGATCTCGGCCGCACCGGCCTGAAAGCAGTCGACCTCCGCAGTCGCCATACCGCGTGGACCGACGAGCGCCTTGCGTGCTACCGCGCCCTCCCGTCCGTCAAGCAGATCTGA